A window of Salmo trutta chromosome 5, fSalTru1.1, whole genome shotgun sequence contains these coding sequences:
- the fank1 gene encoding fibronectin type 3 and ankyrin repeat domains protein 1 isoform X2 → MDPKSHTYGTIYVGYSSHHTVESLEPSTSYKYRLRITRPTGESLYSPAVSVSTTREPMSGKNLHRAVNMNDEEDMTRVLESGTVSVNVNDKHGFTPLMVAAQKGFARLVHKLVEHGADVNMKNGSGKDSLMLACFFGHLDIVKYLRRFGATWQSQDMGGCTPLHWAADGGHLAVIAYMIQDGCELDVRDTVSHWTPLMRVSAVSGNPAVASLLIRAGADVNTRDKDGKTPLMVAVLNNHEELVQLLLDSGADHDVKNEFGSGAAEMAKAFGRENIISLLEGRKSIARDGIVDY, encoded by the exons ATGGACCCCAAATCACACACATATGGGACTATCTATGT CGGGTACAGTAGTCACCACACTGTAGAAAGTTTGGAGCCCAGCACGTCCTATAAGTACAGACTGAGAATCACAAGACCAACTGGGGAGTCCCTCTACAGCCcggctgtgtctgtctctaccacac GTGAGCCTATGAGTGGGAAGAACCTCCATCGTGCTGTCAACATGAATGATGAGGAGGACATGACCAGAGTGTTGGAGTCTGG GACAGTCAGTGTGAACGTCAATGACAAACACGGTTTCACTCCTCTCATGGTGGCTGCACAGAAAGGCTTTGCCAG ACTGGTTCACAAATTGGTAGAACACGGTGCAGACGTGAATATGAAGAACGGTAGTGGGAAAGACAG TCTGATGCTGGCATGTTTCTTTGGCCACCTGGACATAGTGAAGTACCTGAGGAGATTTGGGGCCACGTGGCAGTCCCAGGACATGGGGGGCTGTACCCCCCTCCACTGGGCAGCTGACGGAGGACACCTTGCTGTCATAGCCTACATGATCCAGGATGGCTGTGAG TTGGACGTTAGGGACACCGTGTCCCACTGGACTCCTCTGATGAGGGTGTCAGCGGTCAGTGGGAACCCAGCGGTGGCCTCTCTCCTCATCAGAGCCGGGGCTGATGTCAACACCAGGGACAAGGATGGCAAGACACCACTTATG GTGGCAGTGTTGAACAACCACGAGGAGCTGGTGCAGCTGTTGTTGGACAGTGGGGCCGACCACGATGTGAAGAACGAG TTTGGGTCAGGGGCAGCTGAAATGGCAAAGGCCTTTGGAAGAGAG AATATCATCAGTTTATTAGAAGGACGGAAGAGTATAGCCAGAGATGGTATAGTCGATTATTAA
- the fank1 gene encoding fibronectin type 3 and ankyrin repeat domains protein 1 isoform X1 yields the protein MTNPGSHKPFKPPTPPVIGKVSHHSIDLSWETEENEPRTGSPEKWTRFSVEEMDPKSHTYGTIYVGYSSHHTVESLEPSTSYKYRLRITRPTGESLYSPAVSVSTTREPMSGKNLHRAVNMNDEEDMTRVLESGTVSVNVNDKHGFTPLMVAAQKGFARLVHKLVEHGADVNMKNGSGKDSLMLACFFGHLDIVKYLRRFGATWQSQDMGGCTPLHWAADGGHLAVIAYMIQDGCELDVRDTVSHWTPLMRVSAVSGNPAVASLLIRAGADVNTRDKDGKTPLMVAVLNNHEELVQLLLDSGADHDVKNEFGSGAAEMAKAFGRENIISLLEGRKSIARDGIVDY from the exons ATGACAAATCCAG GCAGCCATAAACCATTCAAGCCACCGACTCCTCCTGTCATTGGTAAAGTGAGTCACCATAGCATTGACctgagctgggagacagaggagaatgAACCACGGACGGGCTCACCAGAGAAATGGACCCGCTTCTCTGTAGAAGAGATGGACCCCAAATCACACACATATGGGACTATCTATGT CGGGTACAGTAGTCACCACACTGTAGAAAGTTTGGAGCCCAGCACGTCCTATAAGTACAGACTGAGAATCACAAGACCAACTGGGGAGTCCCTCTACAGCCcggctgtgtctgtctctaccacac GTGAGCCTATGAGTGGGAAGAACCTCCATCGTGCTGTCAACATGAATGATGAGGAGGACATGACCAGAGTGTTGGAGTCTGG GACAGTCAGTGTGAACGTCAATGACAAACACGGTTTCACTCCTCTCATGGTGGCTGCACAGAAAGGCTTTGCCAG ACTGGTTCACAAATTGGTAGAACACGGTGCAGACGTGAATATGAAGAACGGTAGTGGGAAAGACAG TCTGATGCTGGCATGTTTCTTTGGCCACCTGGACATAGTGAAGTACCTGAGGAGATTTGGGGCCACGTGGCAGTCCCAGGACATGGGGGGCTGTACCCCCCTCCACTGGGCAGCTGACGGAGGACACCTTGCTGTCATAGCCTACATGATCCAGGATGGCTGTGAG TTGGACGTTAGGGACACCGTGTCCCACTGGACTCCTCTGATGAGGGTGTCAGCGGTCAGTGGGAACCCAGCGGTGGCCTCTCTCCTCATCAGAGCCGGGGCTGATGTCAACACCAGGGACAAGGATGGCAAGACACCACTTATG GTGGCAGTGTTGAACAACCACGAGGAGCTGGTGCAGCTGTTGTTGGACAGTGGGGCCGACCACGATGTGAAGAACGAG TTTGGGTCAGGGGCAGCTGAAATGGCAAAGGCCTTTGGAAGAGAG AATATCATCAGTTTATTAGAAGGACGGAAGAGTATAGCCAGAGATGGTATAGTCGATTATTAA